The Panicum virgatum strain AP13 chromosome 3N, P.virgatum_v5, whole genome shotgun sequence genome includes the window TCAGCAGCTGGATTTATTTTCGAATTCCGCTTATCTTCTGGATTTATTTTCGAATTCCGCTTATCTTCAAAATTTTGATGGTAcgtatgtactccctccgtttcaaattataagtcatttcaagaatcttggagagtcaaaccatctcaaagtttgaccaaaactaTAGAgcgaaacacaaagatttatgatatcaaataggtttactatgaaaatataactaacaaaaaaatttaatgatacttaattggtatcgtaaatgttactatcttgttgtataaatttagtcaaactttAAAACTTTTGACTCTTCAAGattcttagaatgacttataatttggaacggagggagtagatccCTGGACATGAATGCGTCTGACTACTATTTTTTTCCAAGTACTTTGTGCCAAATAACCTTATTCATAATTCATAAGAACTTTTACCCAGGCCTTCAAGGATTGACTAAGCTTCGCTATCTCAACCTCCGCCGCAACACATTGGTCGAGGATAATATCTGGGAATCTCTTGGTAAATTGGCTTCTCTTGAAGTCATAAATTTTGAGGCAACCAGTTTGAGCGGTGCTCTTCAGAATATTGGTACAGACAAAGCTAATTCGTAGCATTCTTGTATGTTGCTCTTGTTTCTTGTCTTTTGGATAGGTGCTGCAGTTGTTTCTATTTATTGTTGTGTTTGTTTGTAACATGTAGCTTTCAGAAATCTCAAGAATTTGCGAGATTTGCGTCTAGGATTCAATTATATGAACGGAAGcatctgaaagtgatcgggtgctctagcctaagagggggagggggtgaattaggcactaataaaaacttagacctatggctccaactagtttgcacaaaacttaaactaaaacatgctatctagatgtgcaactaggttattcaagtgtaaaacccctatcccaaaagagtttagcaacctatagcctttcctattaaGAAACTAtcctatgaaagtaaaggcacacaaattgctagtatgaaatgcggaagcttaaagagcgggataggagatagcaaactcttgacgcgggtgtttatcccgtggttcggttagccacaaaggcacacctacatccacgttgttgtagcactcactaagagtattgctactcggccaccaagtctcttccgtgaacacaatcacggtcaccttggccccgggttccactaaggagcttctccacaaaggatgggggtctccacgtcccccgcacaaagatgtcgtcgccgctccacaccaagtcggagggtcgatgacgttaccggcgagcttcacgctccaaggtgccggcgcactaagctcttgttttggttcactagagaaccatagcacaaaggctctaagccttgcaatctcactcactaagagctaatcctttacacaacactctcaaagtgtgctaagggctaaggatatgatcttgatgcttttgtatggcttggagatgttcttgggtgtgtgtgggatgtccagcaactccagcaatcttcaaatggccggggtgaggcgtatatataggccaccaagtcttgtagccgttgctccaacggtcagctgaaaatctgcgtaccaccgtaagaaccgatgcctcttggtggggtagcgtcggttcatccggtcactcataaaccgaagtagccgttgaagtcctgacagctgacgcagagaccaccggttgaaccgatgctttgcaccgatgcttcaccggttcaaccggtgctgaaggaatcttctcctggacgctgacgtcattacaccggtggtatgcaccgatgcaccgtcggttgaaccggtgctgaaggaacttcttctgggcacttgacatcgtctctggtacaaaggactgccaatgcaccgatgccctttcttggaccgtcggttcaaccggtgcctaaaggctgACTTTGCTTCGATtccatcctgcaccaaacatcatggcgtcggttcttccgactaccaccggatgctccgatgcccatggtgtcggatcttccggtgcttctgatccgaagagctttcatgGCGCTGCcttgagacccgcgaggggcggctccccctcgacccccgtccgctaaccgggtagcggaacccccgtaggggcggccctttgggccttgctacgcctatcttctcttcctctttgtcatcacttgaacctaaaagcctgagaatgatcatcttaacaatcatattagtccaagtgttgtgttgtcattcgatcaccaaaatcacttgaaatggcatcaatggtgccatgttcgttacagcatCCCAGCTTCCTTATTTGAGCTTCCAAGCCTTGAATATTTGGATCTTTCAGCAAATCTGCTCCAAGGACATATACATGTATGCTCGTCTTCGACTCTTCCTTTGTTGATTCAAGCTCTCAAGTTACTATTAGCAAACAGTCTAAAcaggatgtttttttttttgaaactgcaCCATACTAAAGAAGAAAGACCTCTCAACAAACCTTAAGAACTTGCGAGAACTACATCTAAGATCCAACCGACTGAATGGAAGCATCCCAGCTTCCTTATTTGAGCTTCCTCGCCTTCAATATTTGGATCTTTCAGAAAATCTCCTTCAAGGACATATACCGGTAAGCTCTCGTCTTCAAATATTCCTTTGTTGCTTCCAACTCTCAAGTTATCAGCAAATAATCTGAATGGGACGTTTGATTTCTTCTGGGTATGAAACTGCTCCATACTAAAGAAGATGGACCTCACAGGAACCCTGAAAAACTTGCGAGAACTGCATCTAGTATCCAACCGACTGAATGGTAGCATCCCAACGTATTTATTTGATCTTCCACGCCTCGAATACTTGGACTGTTGTTTTGGAAAACTCTAGAACTCTTCTCGTTCCTTGATAGgctacaaatatatatatatacataataCATGGGCCATTGGGCCTCCACACACGCATACATACAGTCCAACACTCCTCCTCAAGATGGGTGGTAGATATCTATCATTCCCATCTTGTCACATGCAACATTACAATCTTTAACTCCCAAGCCCTTAGTTAGACTATCCGCTATTTGACCTCCAGAGTTTACATATCTTAATTCTGTAGTTCCATCATccaacttttccttgatgaagaAACGATctatctccacgtgcttcgttcTATCATGCTGAATTGGGTTATTTGCAATATTGATTGATGATATGTTATCACACCAAACTCTCAATGGACCTTTTCTCAACACATTCAACTCTGATAGAAGATTCTTTACCCACAACATCTCGCTTACCGCAAGAGACATAGCTCTATACTCAGCTTCAGCTGTTGAACGAGACACAACTGATTGTTTTTTGCTCCTCCATGACACCAAGTTTCCACCAACAAAGACACAATAGCCAGAAGTCGATCTCCTATCATCAAGACAGCTTGCCCAATCAGCATCACAATAACCTTCTATATTTAGATGACCATGGCTCTTGAACATAAGTCCCTTTCCAGGGCTACTCTTCAAATATCGTAGTATACGATAAACCACATCCAAATGTCCAATTCTTGGATCATGCATATAACGGCTTACAACACTCACAGCATAAGAAATATCAGGTCTTGTATGACATAAGTAGATGAGTCTTCCCACAAGCCTTTGGTAGGTCTCTTTATTCACCGGATCACCAGATTCAGCACATAACTTATGGTTTGGATCGATAGGTGTTGATAAAGGCCGACAACCAAGCATGCCAGTCTCACTGAGTAAATCTAATACATACTTTCTCTATGAGAGGACTATACCATTCGGAGAACGAGCAATCTCAATGCCAAGAAAGTACCTGAgttgaccaagatccttcaccTCAAATTCCTTACTCAAATATTTCTTTAGGTGATTAATTTCTTTTTCATCATCACCTATGAtgatgatatcatccacatatacATTCAGAACTACAATGCGCCGCCCAAAGTGTTGATAGAATACGGTGTGATCCCCATTACATTGTTTGTATCCCATTCCACACAAAGCACGTCTGAACCTATCGAACCATGCTCGTGGAGACTGCTTGAGGCCATACAAAGATTTCTTCAGTCTACAAACCTTCCCGACTGCCTCAGGTTTTGAAAAACCAGGAGGAATCTCCATATACACCTCCTCCTGAAGATCACCATGCAAGAAGGCATTCTTAACATCCAGTTGGTGCAATGGCCAATCAAAGTTTGCAGCACAAGAGATCAATGTTCTAACAGTTCTCATCTTTGCAACCGGTGCaaatgtctcatcatagtcAATTCCATATGTCTGACTATATCCTTTTGCAACTAACCTTGCTTTATATCTCTCCACCTTTCCTTCTGGGTTTTGCTTCACAGTGAAAACCCACTTGCAACTAACAGCTTTCTTCCCCTCGGGCAATTTTACAAACTCCCATGTTTTATTCTTTTCAAGAGCTCTCAGCTCCTCCAACATAGCTTCTCGCCATTTAGGATCATGCTTTGCTTCTTTCCAATTCTTAGGGATTACTACCGATTGTAATGACGCAACAAATGCTCTATATGCAGGGGACAATGACGCATAAGAGACATAGTTACTGATGTCATGCTCAAATCCATACCTTGGTGGAGGCATACCAGCCTTAGCTCGTGGTTCTTTCCGTAATGCAATGGGCAAATCATCCAAACCAGATTCTTCAATCTCAGTCAAAGAGGTTGATGACACATCAACAATCTCTTGAGGGGTTGCTGATTCAGGAGTTATTCCTGGAACTTCTTCTCGAGATGTACGCGTCCTCCTCTTATACACTCTCAATGGGCCCTTATATCGGGGTCCTCACCTACAGAACTGTCCTCTTGACAAGGAGTTGGATCCAAGTCACTCGTCATTGTCTCCATTCTTGGTTGAGGAGTAGAGCCAGTAATCACTGCTTCCATTCTCCTTTGATTTTGCTTAATTGGACTACTTATGACATCATGGTTCTCCCCCTCTCGATCATCCTGATTTATGCTCAGATCATCAAGTTCAAACAAGGAGCTTAAATCAGTCTTCTCACCATAATAAAGTTCTGATTCCCTAAATGTCACGTCCATACTTATAAATAGACGACATTCAGTGGGACACCAACACTTATACCCCTTTTGACTTGATGAATAACCCACAAATATGCATTTCACTGCTCGAGGATCCAACTTACCCACCGAAGGTCTATGGTCCCGGACAAagcaagtgcacccaaataccTTAGGTGGAATAATGAACTCATTCACTCCTCTTAACATCTCATAAGGAGTTTTCCACCCAAGCAATCTCGAAGGTGTACGATTGATCAAATAAACTGCTGTCATCACTGCTTCACTCCATAAAAACTTTGGCACATTCATAGTATACATGAGTGAGCGCGCAACCTCCAAGATATGGCGATTTTtcctttcagctactccattttgcaGAGGTGTATCAGGACATGTGGTTTGATGCAATATTCCCTGAGGTGATAGAAAACTTTCAAACTCATTGTTCACATACTCTGTTCCATTGTCTGTCCTTAGTATCTTAACCCGAGCATCAAATTGATTCCCAATAAGTGAGCAGAAATCATGAAAACATTTAAGAACCTCATTCTTCTGCTTCATAAGATATATCCAAGTCATATGAGAATAGCAATCAATAAATGTTACGAAATACTTCATTCCACTAATTGAGATGACTGGGCATGTCCAAACATCAGAGTGGATAAGCATAAAAGGAGATATTCTCCGAAGCCCTTTGCTTACATATACTGATCTTGTATGCTTTCCATACTCACATGCATCGCAAACAAGTTTTCTTTTATCCACCTGGCTCATGATCTCTGGGGATACTTTGGCCATGGTATCAAATGACAAATGTCCTAGTCGACAATGTTCTAGTATCACCTTAGCCTCATTTTCACCCATAGTAGCTGTCAAAGCAGTGCACAAGGTATCTTCTCTCCTATTCAGGAACCATAGACCATTACGTCTTACACCATTACCGAGCATTCTCCCCGTCTTTCTATCCTCAATTAAACAATTCTCTCGATCGAGAGTAACACGACAATCCATATGATCCACCAAAGCACTTAGGGATACTAGATTAACAGGAAAGGAGGGAACATATAGAACCGACGATAATGTAATTGACGGAGTGCATTGAACTGTGCCCACACCTTTAATAGGTTGAGCAGTTCCATCGGCGGTTTGAATAGTTTCCTTTTGCATAGGAGCAAATGGATTATATGATGCAAATTCACTTAATGTACCCGTAACATGCTTGGATGCACCTGAATCTAGTATCCAATTTGCAAGAGATGTACCTTTATTAGGATGAGCAAGGTTGACAAGGATTGTCTTGGTCGCTTTCAATTCCTTTGCATTTGATATTTGTTCTGAACTCGACATACCTTGCTTGGTGCAGGATGGCATCTCCTCTGTCCGCATAATGAGCAGGCAGACCAATTTCTCTAGTCTAGCCAATTTCTCAAAAAAATGTTCAATTGTTTGATTTCCCCCCTCCTTCCTTGCAGCAGGCATCTCCATCTTCATTTCATTGACAGCCGACTCCAATTCACTGCTATTTCCAGCAATGGCCGCCAAGAACGCCACCTCTAGAGAACCGCCCTTTGCCTCCATATCCGTCTTCCTGGATTGCAGAGGCTTCAATTCGGCAATTGCAGCATCCAATCCGACCAACTGTTTAGCTGCTGCCGCTTGCTTCTTATTCACCTCCATGCTGTCCTTTTCCACCGAGCTCTCCAGCTTCTCCAACTCCATCACGGACGCCTTGGCAGCCCTCTCCTCAGCCTCCACCTGCGCCCTGCTACACGTCCCCACCATTGCGCTCGACCGCAGTGCCTCGACCTGGGCGCACTCGCTGATGCACTTGGCCAGCTCCGCCTGGCTCCACCCCTTGGCGACGCAGGCCTTCTGAAGCCGCTCCACAACCCTGGGGTCGAGCGCTCGGCGCCTCGGGACacgacgccgcctccgccacgggCAGAGCACCTCAGCCGCGGGCTCGGCGTGCTCCGTCACCGTCTCCCACTCGCCCTCCGAATCCACGCCGCCCTCCTCTACCTAGCTCTCCAACAACTCGATCTtccgcgccgcctccctgcGCCGGCGCTCGGGCTCGTCCCGTGCCCACGCCTCGCGTGCCGCCTCCGCCTCAGCACGCCCGAGCGCCTCTCGCGCTGCCGCGAGGCGTACCCCCAGCGCCGCGCGCTCCTCCTTGGCACCCCTGAGCGGCGGTGCGAGCGCCGCGAGCAGCACCCCGCGCTCCCCGCCGTCCcgctccggcgccgcctccgcccgaaTCGCCATCGGCTCTGACACCATGTTGTTTTGGAAAACTCTAGAACTCTTCTCGTTCCTTGATAGGCtacaaatatatatacataataCATGGGCCATTGGGCCtccacacacacatacatacagTCCAACATGGACCTTTCGGGAAATCTCCTTGAAGGACATATACCTATAAACTCACCTTTGAATCTTTGTTTATCGCTTCAAACTCTCAAGTTAGCAGCAAATAATCTAAATGGAAAGTTTGATTTCTTTTGGCTACGGAATTGTGCCATGCTAAAGGAGGTAGATCTATCAGGAAATGCTGAATTAGCTATTGATGTGACGTTCCTTACAAGTGTGACTCCATTTCAACTGAGAGCACTAATGCTCTCTGGGTGTAACCTTGACAATACAATCATTTCAGGACCAAATTTATTTGGCACACAACGTCATCTGCAATTACTTGATCTGTCCAACAACAACTTTTCAGGGAGCTTGCCCAACTGGATGTTTACAAATGAAGCACCTTTGCTCTATCTGGGTCTTGCACATAACTCGCTAGTAGGATCATTGGATCATCTGATGTGGCAGCGACAATCGAATCTTCAAATGATCAACATATCTATGAACTATTTCACAGGACAGCTTCCAATGGACATCAGCTCAGTATTTCCGAATCTGACAGTTCTCGATGCTTCTTACAATAATATTTCTGGACATTTACCACCATCTCTGTGCAACATTAACGACTTGGAATTTGTGGATCTATCAAACAATAAACTTACAGGAGAGGTGCCAGCTTGCTTGTTCACTGATTGTGGGTTGGAATTCCTGAGGCTCTCCAACAACAGTCTCGGGGGTCCGATATTTGGTGGGGCTAATAATTTGTCGATTTCTGGAACAATATATCTTGATAGCAACTATTTTGAGGGACCATTGCCTAACAATCTATCAGGTGATGTGGAAATCATGGATTTTCGTGATAATAAATTGTCAGGTGAACTTGATGTATCATTTTGGAATATTCCTTCATTGGAATTTCTTAGTGTTGCTAGCAACGGTTTAACTGGTCAAATTTATCCAATGATCTGCAAATTGATTCGTCTTGAATATTTGGATATATCCAATAACAACTTTGAAGGATCTATACCAAACTGCAGCAGTAAGTTAATGTTGTATTTTCTGAACATGTCAAGCAATACCCTCTCAGGATTTCCTAGTCATTTTTTCAATAGCTCCAACGTTGAAGTTCTTGATATAAGATATAACC containing:
- the LOC120666786 gene encoding brassinosteroid LRR receptor kinase BRI1-like — protein: MHGLAGPGGKLKTFPASCHLQSPRNYELLLPTRNHALGPMRLAVAVHVPHGRWLHDRGEDCSYAHQIFVGGAKLRSSCFLGTERRLLLLERVRCNKGTRVSGLNLDSLCQTEGWNLNLTIFSSFHELQQLDLFSNSAYLLDLFSNSAYLQNFDGLQGLTKLRYLNLRRNTLVEDNIWESLGKLASLEVINFEATSLSGALQNIAFRNLKNLRDLRLGFNYMNGSIPASLFELPSLEYLDLSANLLQGHIHKKDLSTNLKNLRELHLRSNRLNGSIPASLFELPRLQYLDLSENLLQGHIPEP